In the Arachis ipaensis cultivar K30076 chromosome B10, Araip1.1, whole genome shotgun sequence genome, one interval contains:
- the LOC107622616 gene encoding F-box/kelch-repeat protein At1g67480, translating to MVSVLADLEKMPGFVAGKKRSTGRNMCFTNLANQDKLTSLQTNHFFASEVLENDDSPILPGLPDDVAKHCLALVPRSNVPTIGGVCKRWRSFIQSKEFITVRKLAGMVEEWLYFLTMDTEGEGTHWEVMDRPSHKCQALPPMPGPVKAGFGVVVLNGKLLVIAGYSTTDRSTFASAEVYQYDSLLNNWSRLSKMNVARYDFACAEVNGLVYAVGGYGLDGEILSSAEVYDPDTDKWTLIESVRRPRWGCFACSLDGKLYVMGGRSSFTIGNSKFVDVYDPEVHSWGEFKNGCVMVTAHAVLGKKLFCMEWKNQRKLAIFCSEDNLWKMVPLPLTGSSSVDFRFGIFDEKLLLFSLEAGPSYQTLLYDPNAAKGSEWQISDIKPSGVFLCSVTIKA from the exons ATGGTAAGTGTACTTGCTGATTTGGAAAAGATGCCTGGTTTTGTTGCTGGAAAGAAGAGATCTACAGGCCGAAACATGTGTTTCACCAATTTGGCCAATCAAGACAAGTTAACTTCTTTGCAAACCAATCATTTCTTTGCCTCTGAGGTACTGGAAAACGATGATAGCCCCATTCTACCTGGTCTGCCTGATGATGTGGCAAAACATTGCCTTGCACTTGTGCCTCGTTCTAACGTCCCAACTATTGGTGGTGTCTGTAAGAGATGGAGGTCATTTATTCAAAGCAAAGAGTTCATTACTGTGCGAAAATTGGCAGGAATGGTTGAGGAATGGCTCTATTTCTTAACAATGGATACTGAAGGAGAGGGAACTCATTGGGAGGTTATGGATCGTCCCAGTCATAAATGCCAAGCTCTTCCACCGATGCCTGGTCCGGTAAAGGCTGGATTTGGAGTGGTGGTTCTTAATGGAAAGCTTCTTGTTATTGCTGGATATTCAACTACAGATAGAAGTACCTTTGCCTCAGCAGAGGTTTACCAATATGACTCGCTCCTCAACAA TTGGAGCAGACTATCAAAAATGAATGTGGCTCGTTATGACTTTGCATGTGCCGAAGTCAATGGCTTGGTTTATGCTGTAGGAGGCTATGGATTGGACGGTGAAATTCTCTCTAGTGCTGAGGTGTACGACCCTGACACCGACAAATGGACACTGATAGAGAGTGTCCGGCGCCCAAGATGGGGTTGCTTTGCCTGTTCATTGGATGGTAAGCTCTATGTCATGGGTGGAAGGTCGAGCTTTACAATTGGAAACTCCAAGTTTGTTGATGTTTATGACCCTGAAGTCCACAGCTGGGGTGAGTTCAAGAACGGCTGTGTTATGGTCACAGCACACGCAGTATTGGGAAAGAAATTGTTCTGTATGGAGTGGAAGAACCAGAGGAAGCTAGCAATATTCTGTTCTGAAGACAATTTGTGGAAAATGGTACCACTTCCACTCACTGGTAGCTCCAGTGTTGATTTTAGATTTGGGATATTTGATGAAAAGCTGTTGCTATTCTCACTGGAAGCAGGACCCTCTTATCAAACTTTGTTGTATGATCCAAATGCAGCTAAAGG GTCAGAGTGGCAAATTTCTGATATAAAACCATCTGGTGTGTTCTTGTGCA